The segment CTCGTTGTCGGACCGGTCATAACtcataacataatttttttgcatcaaacgtGGAAACTTTTGTGATGTTAACACATGAACCAACAACAGTCAAAAGTATTTACGTTCTGAAAAAtcactgtttaattttaacattgagGTCAATTTTGGCCAATAAAACGTTaggaaaattaagaattacACTAAAATCATTAATAAGTTCTGAaagctcattttaaatttgtgattttcccATATATTCCGTTTTTTCATAATTGCATTCCGTTTGTAAGACACAAGCCATTATTAAAAGTACCATAAAATAGAGGTAGTTTAAATTCTAAAGTTAATAAATCGATCGATTCGTCTTGTTAAGGAGAATCTGCATACATAATTTCACAATTATTGCGgtcatttttgtaaataacatttgaaattttacaaaattatcaaaatattagtttatattagaaaaatttaatttctgcaaaCAATGAAGTACGTGCTTCATTCAACGCTGATAAGCTGGAGGCAGGGCGGAGGTGTGTGCCGATAAAATCGTCATTTCTTCTTAAAATATAGCACCACTTGAGATATTGGGATTACCGAAAGCACTTGTAAAGTGATAACGAGTTTGAATGGCAGGTGTTACTGTAGTTTGTTTTATGTTCTACGTCTATACTCATACAGAATCTGAAACAGTATTGTTTCTTTGGTCCCGTGCAACTGCTACATTGgattcaaatgtatttttaatagtgTCAGAGAGCGTGATAAATTATGTAACTGGATCAGAAATCGCTTTACATGAATGGTCGCCTGCAGAAGTCGTTGAGTAGGCAACTCGCTGTACACTCTGCGCTACGTGCGATTGCAGCATTCCTGCGCACATTCCGCTGTGTGTGCGCTAACAATTCACACCTTTCGCtttcaccaattttttattgatatatcCTCATTACAAAAGGGCGAATAATGAacaaaaagttcattttttacaatcgaAAATAACCTGCATGTTAAAaggtctcacaatcagccagcCACgttgcgccgcgccagccgccaaattttgggtcacgtaggcagccgccagccgccgtgaatctggctaagctgcACCAGCCGCCggtaaaaagggtaaaaaattaaaagtgccggagaaaaaaatgtcttccagCCGTCgggccgttaagcactatcaaacttcacgtttaaaatatcgaataggaattaaaattgacagaatatatattatttgaattttccgcTAAAGAAATCccctcaaatttaaattaagcatCCCAAGGTGACCTAAATTGAGAAGCCCGTAAAACGGCTCCAGAACATTTTAAACTGCCGTATGCTGATATTTTGCAAAGGGTTGTAGATCAATTAGCGTTGAgaaattgcgtttttggatcttaattattttacactaatatttttttctaaattttgtcattttgagttgttaaataaatagaaaatgcaATAATCTTCATACATTTTTCGGTGGCCTAAACGGAGTCATGATCATTTTCAGAAAGGGAATTAAACTTAGAAAGAATGATTCCCTTCTGAGCTTTGATCTGCAATCTTTCGgtgatttctcaaaaattgtagcataattttcataaactaTCTTCTGTAAAATGCACAGACAATTTTCTTGCTGGCTTACTTTTCGAACATAAAATCTGTCgcagaaaaaacaaacagactCATTTTGTGTGGACCCTATCTTAccacattaatatttttctgcattaaagagattaattatttatataattaactTTATTCTTACTCACTATATAACTATACAATTTTGGTTACAAGTTTAATAGggacaaacaaataaaattttataaataaaaatatcaaattattttacacagaaaaaaaccaaaatcaaacTTATAAGTCACAAACTTATCATCAAAATTCTCTGATAGAATGACAGAGAACTGTTCAGTACGTCtcacaaatatatttgttcGTAGCACCGCAGTCGCCATCAAGCCAGTAACTGGACCACGTAGAAAGATAAACACAGAAGTGCCTAGCAAATGGGTTAGGCCGCGTGCTTGCCCAGTCGGTGAAGCCAAACGTAAGGTCTAGGTCGACCCACGTCCAGATGCCGTCGGTGGTTGCAGTGTCGTTGAGTTCCTTTCCTCCCGTCCAAAGATAAATGCTGTCGTAACCTTTAAATCAAAGAGTtcgctgtttttcttttttgtaaaCTGTCTGAAATATACCGTTTGTGTTCAGGTAATCGAATACCACCGTGTTCTCTTCGTCAGACTCGATCGCGTACATTTTCATCTGCATCGCATGGCACGCGTCCGCAGCTTTTGTCCAAGTTAGCTTTatgttaatcaattttaataggACATTTAACAGTTTTTACGAGAACTTACCTCATCAGTGGATATAAAGTATTCCTTTCCCCCAATATTCACCCTCTCATTCGCCGAAGCCTGACAAAAAAACTTGAGAGCTATTCatttactttgaaaataattttttacctggAGAATGATAAAGGACAAGAGGAGGCTGATTTTGAAGATCATGGCTGTGCGAGTGAGGAGTTCGCTCTCTCAATTAATACGTGACGCTCTTCAGCTTGTTGTTTTATTGTTAGTCGAAACGATTTTCATCAAGTTCAAGTATTGATACGAGTTTTCCAAGGTTAGATCATAATCGACATGATAATTGGCACAACTGTTTCCAGGAGAAAAGAGGTATGTTGCTTGCAACACAtcaattaaatctgaaaattttttaattcatgcgCTCTCAACTTTAAAGATGATAGGCAATTAAGTTCATTGCcccaaatttgaaaaaaaaatcatttttaagctGCACAGTTTTAGCATCAATTTAGCTTTTAGGTCTCGAGCCaactgtttcttttttttaaacatttttattcgctATTGCATTACCTACCTGGTAATCACAAATCAATGGTTAAAAAGGTTCATCCGGGAGATTGAGGAAAGGAAATTGTTCCAgattatgtaaaaattaaaacattttatctgCAAAGATTTTTGCTCTAGCAATCATTGCTGCTGAATTATTAAGCCAAATAACTCACACCCCTCGTGaacaaattcaattgaaaattttaaaagttcaattttcaagatttttaactcaatCTTGTAGCTTTTAGAATTATATAGAAACTAGAAAGTCTccaacattcaaaattttaatcagtatAGTGTGGTGCAGGATATGGTTCAGGTGCATGAGCTTCTGGTTCTTCAACTGATCTTCTCGATCCCCTGATGATCTAGGCCGCCGTCCTCCTGCAATCAGGCTCCTCGTCGTCCACCAGCGCGAGGAATAGAGACTGACGAACATTTGAAGGCAGCACTCATTCAGCTATGGTGCGATACTAACGACCAAGTTATCAGGAGCGAGAATCAACACCGGATGGCACTGATTCTCGGCCTGATTTGACGAAAGCAGCAGAGGCAGCTgatgcaaacaaatttttaaaattctgaatttggaagaatataaattttttcagattaaGAAATCCTTGTTGAATAATTTGctatataaacaatttttttgaaaactaaaactatacatacaattaattacaatcCCTGTTGCAACcgttgtaattttttgtccaaaaaaCCGTTCAAAACCGCCAACCCTactataaataattcatccTGACTTGTTTACTGACTGAGATGATTTCCTTTCGTGCTCCACATTTATTCAGACGCCCCAATTCCGGGTGAATCATAGAAAAACGGCGTGACAGTAATCTGTCGTCAAGTCCCGTTGCGCTGGGCTGGGCTGGGTCGGGCCGATTTGGACGAGGGCTGACACCGCATTTCTCCACGAGGGAATCGAATAACTCCGGCGGCTGACGCACCAGCATTGTTATTTGCGAGCGCA is part of the Cloeon dipterum chromosome 1, ieCloDipt1.1, whole genome shotgun sequence genome and harbors:
- the LOC135948594 gene encoding lectin subunit alpha-like, with the protein product MIFKISLLLSFIILQASANERVNIGGKEYFISTDELTWTKAADACHAMQMKMYAIESDEENTVVFDYLNTNGYDSIYLWTGGKELNDTATTDGIWTWVDLDLTFGFTDWASTRPNPFARHFCVYLSTWSSYWLDGDCGATNKYICETY